A DNA window from Helianthus annuus cultivar XRQ/B chromosome 15, HanXRQr2.0-SUNRISE, whole genome shotgun sequence contains the following coding sequences:
- the LOC110909834 gene encoding uncharacterized protein LOC110909834 produces MDPVTGKRGFLRNAVVRFLLLSLLLIAVRFAYVITLRGESCVSGDEFCFFNNPIGNDKLVTAAGVGHAGVSSVTLHPAGETTPEFHKRVMFYITVFQDLIVDGFLSTKSKALCVETPIGDDVYALKEIGVDDAVGIYNKAVKPLVVKGLGFRQPFGDNTFDFVFSGDGGLDRSENAGEFAAEVCRTVKPEGYFVVHTASKDTYSFNSFIALFNCCKFIRSRHIDGFGSEIHEIVMKKVNGINIKKKTEQVLSGKCSVSGYKQDLVKRAEPLIMKEPLKPWITLKKNIQNVKYLSSMVDINFKQRYVYVDVGARSYGSSIVSWFRKQYPKQNKTFDIYAVEADRHFHDQYKFKKGVTLLPYAAWVKNETLVFEINQTPGDENVEQGRGMGRIQPVKSGGGIVGSVDEIQGFDFAEWLKNTVSEKDYVVMKMDVEGTEFDLIPRLIETGAICLVDEVFLECHYNRWQKCCPGVRSPKYQKTYGQCLDLFKSLRQRGVLVHQWW; encoded by the coding sequence ATGGATCCGGTCACCGGAAAACGTGGCTTCCTCCGAAACGCCGTCGTTCGATTCCTCTTACTCTCTCTCCTCCTCATCGCCGTTCGGTTTGCTTACGTCATCACACTCCGCGGCGAATCATGCGTTTCCGGTGACGAATTCTGCTTCTTCAACAATCCGATCGGTAACGACAAACTCGTAACTGCCGCCGGCGTCGGTCATGCCGGCGTTTCATCGGTTACGCTCCATCCGGCCGGTGAAACGACGCCGGAGTTTCACAAACGAGTGATGTTTTACATCACTGTGTTTCAGGATCTGATCGTTGACGGATTTTTGTCAACGAAATCTAAAGCGCTTTGCGTTGAAACGCCGATTGGTGATGATGTGTACGCTCTGAAAGAGATCGGAGTTGATGACGCCGTTGGGATCTATAACAAGGCGGTTAAGCCGTTGGTGGTTAAAGGCCTAGGGTTTCGTCAGCCGTTTGGGGATAATACGTTTGATTTTGTGTTTTCCGGTGACGGTGGATTGGACAGATCGGAAAATGCTGGGGAGTTTGCTGCGGAAGTTTGCCGGACGGTTAAACCGGAAGGTTATTTCGTTGTTCATACAGCTTCTAAAGATACTTATAGCTTCAATTCTTTTATTGCTTTATTCAATTGTTGTAAATTCATACGGTCGAGACATATAGATGGATTTGGATCTGAAATTCATGAAATTGTGATGAAGAAAGTAAATGGAATTAATATTAAGAAGAAAACAGAGCAGGTTTTAAGTGGAAAATGCTCTGTTTCCGGTTATAAACAAGATTTGGTTAAGAGAGCTGAGCCTTTGATTATGAAGGAGCCGTTGAAACCATGGATTACGTTGAAGAAAAACATTCAAAATGTGAAGTATTTGTCGTCCATGGTGGATATTAATTTTAAGCAGAGATATGTTTACGTAGATGTGGGCGCTCGGAGCTACGGCTCAAGTATAGTTAGCTGGTTTAGGAAACAGTATCCGAAACAAAACAAGACGTTTGATATATACGCGGTAGAAGCGGATAGACATTTTCATGATCAGTATAAGTTCAAAAAAGGTGTTACTTTGTTACCGTATGCTGCCTGGGTTAAAAACGAGACTTTGGTGTTTGAAATTAATCAAACTCCGGGTGATGAAAATGTGGAGCAAGGTAGAGGAATGGGGCGGATTCAGCCGGTTAAATCAGGTGGTGGGATTGTGGGTTCTGTTGATGAGATTCAAGGGTTTGATTTTGCTGAGTGGTTGAAGAACACTGTATCTGAAAAAGATTATGTGGTGATGAAGATGGATGTTGAGGGGACTGAATTCGATTTGATCCCGAGGTTGATTGAAACCGGGGCTATTTGTTTGGTTGATGAGGTTTTTCTTGAATGCCATTATAATCGGTGGCAGAAATGCTGCCCCGGTGTCAGGAGTCCGAAGTATCAGAAAACTTATGGGCAATGTTTGGATTTGTTCAAATCGTTAAGACAACGAGGTGTTCTTGTTCATCAATGGTGGTAA
- the LOC110909833 gene encoding heat shock cognate 70 kDa protein yields MAGSGNHAPAIGIDLGTTYSCVAVWKHNRIEIIPNDQGNRTTPSSVAFVDEERLIGDGAKNQAPMNPANTIFDAKRLIGRRFSDSKVQEDIKLWPFKIIQGPADTPKIVVTYKGKEKKFSAEEISSMVLGKMKETAEAYLGKVVKNAVITVPAYFNDSQRQATKDAGTIAGLNVIRMINEPTAAAIAYGLDNQSDIVGKINVLVFDLGGGTFDVSLMTIEGGGIFEVKAVAGDTHLGGEDFDNRMVDHCVQEFKMRWNKDLSGNQRALGRLRFACEKAKRILSCTTHTSVELDCLHEGIDFSLKITRAKFENLNMGSFNKCIETLKTCLGDAKMKKSCVEQVILVGGSTRIPKVQHMLQEFFDGRELCKSVNPDEAVAYGAAIMAAKVSGSNDKGVQNLVLREVTPLSLGVEVRGEVLDIVIPRNTPIPTSRSKQYYTICDNQSVITTKVYQGERSKSTDNHLLGTFSIYGIPPAPKGAPSSMKCFDIDANGILTVTAAISTGKMEKLIISNESGRLSKEEIEKMVNDAEKYRLEDQEFKKKAEARNALEDCIYNMKNKIVEHSVKKRVQPDILKQMEKAIAETTKWLKDNQGAPFTMLHLTKVHLEFVCKPLF; encoded by the exons ATGGCCGGAAGTGGAAACCACGCGCCGGCGATCGGCATCGATCTAGGAACAACGTACTCATGCGTCGCCGTTTGGAAGCATAATCGGATCGAGATCATACCTAATGATCAAGGCAACCGAACCACACCTTCTTCCGTTGCTTTCGTTGACGAAGAGCGTCTGATCGGTGATGGCGCCAAAAATCAAGCACCAATGAACCCTGCGAACACCATTTTTG ATGCAAAGAGATTGATTGGGAGGAGATTCAGTGATTCCAAAGTACAGGAGGATATCAAGTTGTGGCCTTTTAAGATCATACAAGGGCCTGCCGACACACCAAAGATTGTCGTCACTTACAAAGGTAAAGAGAAGAAGTTTTCGGCTGAGGAAATTTCTTCAATGGTCCTTGGAAAGATGAAAGAAACTGCTGAGGCGTATCTTGGGAAAGTTGTGAAAAATGCTGTGATAACGGTTCCTGCTTATTTCAATGATTCACAGCGTCAGGCTACCAAGGATGCTGGTACTATTGCTGGATTAAATGTCATTCGTATGATCAATGAGCCTACAGCTGCTGCAATCGCGTATGGACTCGACAATCAGTCTGATATTGTTGGCAAGATAAACGTGCTTGTTTTTGATCTAGGTGGTGGCACTTTTGATGTTTCTCTAATGACTATTGAGGGAGGAGGTATATTTGAGGTCAAAGCTGTCGCTGGTGACACTCATTTGGGAGGTGAGGATTTTGATAATCGAATGGTGGATCACTGTGTGCAAGAATTCAAGATGAGATGGAATAAGGACTTAAGTGGGAACCAAAGAGCTCTGGGCAGGTTGAGATTTGCTTGTGAGAAAGCGAAAAGAATTCTCTCATGTACTACTCATACATCTGTTGAATTGGATTGCTTGCATGAGGGGATcgatttttctttgaaaattacTCGAGCTAAATTTGAAAATCTGAACATGGGTTCGTTTAATAAGTGCATTGAGACTTTGAAGACATGTTTAGGTGATGCTAAGATGAAGAAATCATGTGTAGAACAAGTGATTCTTGTTGGTGGCTCAACCAGGATACCAAAGGTCCAACATATGCTACAAGAGTTTTTTGATGGCAGAGAGTTATGCAAGAGTGTGAACCCTGATGAGGCTGTTGCATATGGTGCAGCCATAATGGCTGCAAAGGTAAGTGGTAGCAATGATAAGGGTGTTCAAAATCTGGTGCTACGTGAGGTCACTCCTTTATCACTCGGTGTAGAAGTGCGAGGAGAAGTATTAGATATTGTGATCCCAAGAAACACTCCAATACCTACTAGTAGATCCAAACAATACTATACAATCTGTGATAACCAATCTGTCATCACTACCAAGGTGTATCAAGGTGAAAGATCTAAATCCACAGATAACCATTTGTTGGGCACGTTCAGCATTTATGGAATACCACCTGCTCCCAAAGGAGCGCCTTCAAGTATGAAATGTTTTGATATAGATGCCAATGGTATCCTCACAGTCACAGCTGCTATATCCACCGGTAAGATGGAGAAACTCATAATATCCAATGAAAGTGGAAGGCTCTCCAAAGAAGAGATTGAGAAGATGGTAAATGATGCTGAGAAGTATAGACTTGAGGACCAAGAGTTCAAGAAGAAAGCAGAAGCACGCAATGCATTAGAGGATTGCATATACAACATGAAGAATAAAATCGTAGAGCACAGTGTCAAGAAGCGTGTGCAACCTGATATCTTGAAGCAAATGGAGAAAGCCATTGCTGAAACGACCAAGTGGCTCAAGGACAACCAAGGTGCACCTTTTACTATGCTTCACCTTACGAAGGTACACCTAGAGTTTGTTTGCAAGCCACT